The DNA window AGGCGGCGATCGTCGAGCGCGATCCCTTCGAGAAGGGCGAACGCGCCCTGCTCAACCTCGGCCACACCTTCGGCCACGCCATCGAAACCGAACAGGGCTACTCCGCACCGGGGCGCGATGCGCTCAACCACGGTGAGGCCGTAGCGGTGGGCATGGTGCTGGCCGCCCGCCTCTCCACCCAGCTGGGCCTGGCCGAGGACGCCGACCGTGTGCGCCTGCAGGCCCTGTTGGAGCAGTTGGGCCTGCCGGTGGCAATCCCCGCCGGACTGGACCCGCAGGCCCTGCTCGGCCGCATGCGCCTGGACAAGAAGAACGTGGCCGGCCGTCTGCGCCTGGTGCTGTGGCGCGGCATGGGCCGTGCCGAAGTGGTGCCGGATGTGGATGAAGCGGCGGTACTGAAGGTGCTGGGCGAAGGCTGACCGCTTCCGCGTTCGCCGGGCATGGCCCGGTGCTACCGGGGAGGTTTCATGAGGTTGCCGGCCAGCGGCCGGCACTACCGCGTTGCGGCAGGGGTCACACCACCCCCGCTACAATCGACGCCATGCACGTCCACCTGCAACAACCCGCCGACGGTGCCCAGGCACCGCGCTTCCTGCGCCTGACCTTGGTCCCGGACCTGTTCGGCGGCTGGGAGCTGCTGCGCGAATCCGGCCGCGTCGGCGCCCGCTCGCAGCTGCGGCGCGAGCTGTACCTCAAGGCCGACGAAGCCCGCCACGCCTACG is part of the Stenotrophomonas lactitubi genome and encodes:
- a CDS encoding WGR domain-containing protein encodes the protein MHVHLQQPADGAQAPRFLRLTLVPDLFGGWELLRESGRVGARSQLRRELYLKADEARHAYEKARDAELHRGFQILSHGD